Within Conexibacter woesei DSM 14684, the genomic segment GCGGGAGATGATCGGGTGAAATCGGCTGGCGCCGATTCCATTGCGGGATCGGCTGGCGCCGATCCCGCGGGGTGACGTCCGCCGCCCCGCGTCGGCTCGACGCGGGGCGGTACCCTCTAGGGATGGCTCTCTCGACGCCCGTGACGTCCGTCGCCGACATCTGCCTCGCCGCGAAGGAGGCGGCCGGTCCGCTGGCCGCGCTCGGGTCTGACGTCAAGGACCGCGCGCTGCTCGCGATCGCCGACGCGCTCGTCGCGCGGACGCCGGAGATCCTGGAGGCCAACGCGCGCGACCTCGAGGCCGGCCGCGCCAACGACATCGGCGACGCGCTGCTCGACCGCCTCGCGCTCGACCCCGCCCGCGTCGCGGCGATCGCCGACGGCGCGCGCGCGATCGCGGCGCTGCCCGACCCGGTCGGCGAGACGATCGACGGCCACCGCCTGCCCAACGGCGTCGACGTGCGGCGCGTGCGCGTCCCCTTCGGCGTCGTCGCGGTCGTCTACGAGGCGCGCCCGAACGTCACGATCGACGCCGCGGCGCTGTGCCTCAAGTCCGGCAACGCGATTGTGCTGCGCGGCTCCTCCAGCGCGATCCACTCCAACCGCGTGCTGGCGCAGATCGCCGCCGAGGCGGCGAGCGCCGCCGGCGTGCCGGACGGCGCGATCTCGCTCGTCGCCGGCGGCGGGCGAGAGGAGCTGGCCGAGCTGGCGACGCAGGATGGCGTCGTCGACCTGATCTTCCCGCGCGGCGGCGAGGGTCTGAAGAACGCGCTGAAGGCGGTCGCGACGGTTCCGGTCATCTACGCCGCCTCGGGCAACTGCCACGTCTTCGTCGACGCCAGCGCCGATCTCGACGCCGCCGAGGCGATCGTCCTCAACGCGAAGGTGCAGCGCCCCGGGGTCTGCAACGCGCTCGAGACGCTGCTCGTCCACGCCGACGCCGCGGCCGAGTTCCTGCCGCGGGC encodes:
- a CDS encoding glutamate-5-semialdehyde dehydrogenase, yielding MALSTPVTSVADICLAAKEAAGPLAALGSDVKDRALLAIADALVARTPEILEANARDLEAGRANDIGDALLDRLALDPARVAAIADGARAIAALPDPVGETIDGHRLPNGVDVRRVRVPFGVVAVVYEARPNVTIDAAALCLKSGNAIVLRGSSSAIHSNRVLAQIAAEAASAAGVPDGAISLVAGGGREELAELATQDGVVDLIFPRGGEGLKNALKAVATVPVIYAASGNCHVFVDASADLDAAEAIVLNAKVQRPGVCNALETLLVHADAAAEFLPRALRALDAAGVELRGDERVRAHAPAGVAVAEATEEDWATEYLALTLAIRVVDSAQEAIAHIGRYGSGHSEAIVTRDTASARAFQLLVDAACVYVNVSTRFTDGGEFGMGAEIGNSTQKLHARGPIGVRELTTFKYLVEGTGQVRA